From Brassica oleracea var. oleracea cultivar TO1000 chromosome C3, BOL, whole genome shotgun sequence, a single genomic window includes:
- the LOC106330823 gene encoding mitotic apparatus protein p62-like codes for MVVETRRGKRKENPTEEEATRVKFAKTGSRENVEKTTTEESETRAVKVVESTAKTMDESTAKMTDVSMEKTKTTEKTRKDLSENMAEMTEPFNVVAEAAPTTLNKGPGDEENEETASGDEENEETASGDEVNEGSEEEQEKPDGEKKSSNEDHEDSEEEPLDGENEVNARSEEEQANGEGEEEANENENPLEPQDLDGNEALEAIKPTIMFFKPSEYKKKKRLGTRCMIASAIKTLSNLKPKLSNAE; via the exons ATGGTGGTCGAAACGCGACGGGGTAAGAGGAAGGAGAATCCAACGGAGGAAGAGGCTACGAGAGTGAAGTTTGCAAAGACGGGCTCCAGAGAAAATGTGGAGAAGACGACGACGGAGGAGAGTGAAACGAGGGCGGTGAAGGTTGTGGAATCGACGGCAAAGACGATGGATGAATCGACGGCAAAGATGACGGATGTCTCGATGGAGAAGACGAAGACGACGGAGAAGACGAGAAAGGACTTGTCTGAGAATATGGCGGAGATGACGGAGCCGTTTAATGTGGTTGCAGAAGCTGCTCCGACGACACTAAACAAAGGTCCTGGAGATGAAGAGAATGAGGAAACCGCTTCTGGAGATGAAGAGAATGAGGAAACCGCTTCTGGAGATGAAGTGAATGAGGGTTCTGAAGAAGAACAAGAAAAACCAGATGGAGAGAAGAAGAGTTCTAACGAGGACCATGAAGATTCTGAAGAAGAACCTCTAGATGGAGAGAACGAAGTGAATGCACGTTCGGAAGAAGAACAAGCAAATGGAGAAGGAGAAGAGGAAGCAAACGAAAATGAGAATCCACTTGAACCTCAG GATTTGGATGGAAATGAGGCACTCGAGGCAATCAAACCAACCATAATGTTCTTCAAGCCATCTGAGTACAAAAAAAAAAAAAGGCTAGGGACGAGGTGCATGATAGCTAGTGCGATTAAGACGCTAAGCAATCTGAAACCGAAGCTGTCTAACGCGGAGTAG
- the LOC106330824 gene encoding uncharacterized protein At4g04775-like, with the protein MQGDGSGSSRRRLKSGRKLCLCGLEAAITQAWIEKNPGGRFYGCQRFKEKNGCKFFSWFDEENGTLWQKRALIEARDEIREKSRVIAQLNETIAELRSNLEKIQNEEEIVRKFEEFYV; encoded by the exons ATGCAAGGAGATGGTTCCGGATCGTCAAGGAGAAGGCTCAAATCTGGTCGGAAATTGTGTTTATGTGGCTTAGAGGCAGCCATAACCCAAGCTTGGATAGAGAAGAACCCAGGGGGGCGATTTTATGGCTGTCAGCGTTTTAAG GAGAAAAATGGATGCAAGTTCTTCTCATGGTTTGATGAAGAGAACGGGACATTATGGCAAAAAAGAGCTTTGATTGAAGCCCGAGATGAGATCCGAGAGAAGAGTAGAGTGATTGCGCAGTTAAACGAAACAATTGCAGAACTGAGAAGCAATTTGGAGAAGATACAAAATGAAGAGGAAATTGTTAGAAAGTTTGAAGAATTCTATGTTTAA